One genomic window of Solanum stenotomum isolate F172 chromosome 9, ASM1918654v1, whole genome shotgun sequence includes the following:
- the LOC125876090 gene encoding uncharacterized protein LOC125876090: protein MTCAHGVGNRMIQDIFQHSGETVHRHFHSVLKAVSKLARDIIKPHLNYNDGVGAHKPCNERYLPFFKDCIGALDGTHVKARLPQGQQIPYIGRKGYPTQNILAVVDFNMCFTFAWAGWEGAAHDNRIFGDALRRSELNFPHPLGNKYYLVDAGYAHMKGYMAPYKGDNVRYHLPDFRRGATRQLREPRGHIEKFNYMHSSCRNIVERTFGVWKARWSILRDMPYYNIDTQRDIVLATMAIHNYIKQKCNVDDAFQTAEDERYIPSVDSEFGTSSSTNNIEENMEEQSDTYWMGLRDMIANEIGNV, encoded by the exons ATGACTTGTGCACATGGAGTGGGAAACCGAATGATACAAGATATCTTTCAACATTCGGGGGAGACGGTTCATAGACACTTTCATAGTGTTTTAAAAGCAGTTTCTAAGCTTGCAAGAGACATTATTAAAccacatttaaattataatgatGGTGTTGGAGCTCACAAGCCATGTAATGAACGATATTTGCCTTTCTTTAAG GATTGTATTGGAGCACTTGATGGCACACATGTCAAAGCTAGATTGCCACAAGGTCAACAAATACCTTATATTGGACGTAAAGGTTATCCGACTCAAAATATCCTTGCTGTTGTGGATTTTAATATGTGCTTTACATTTGCATGGGCTGGGTGGGAAGGAGCGGCTCATGATAATCGTATATTTGGTGACGCTCTTCGTAGAAGTGAACTTAACTTTCCACATCCTTTAGgaaacaaatattatttagtGGATGCAGGATATGCACATATGAAGGGATATATGGCTCCATACAAAGGAGACAATGTGAGATATCATCTTCCTGACTTTCGTCGTGGTGCAACAAGACAATTGCGTGAGCCAAGAGGACACattgaaaaatttaattatatgcaTTCTTCATGTAGAAATATAGTAGAGCGCACATTTGGTGTTTGGAAAGCAAGGTGGTCTATTTTGCGAGATATGCCTTATTATAACATTGACACTCAAAGGGACATCGTACTTGCTACTATGGCCATTCACAATTATATTAAACAAAAATGCAATGTGGATGATGCCTTTCAAACAGCTGAGGATGAGAGATATATTCCATCGGTTGACTCCGAATTTGGCACAAGTTCAAGCACTAACAATATAGAAGAAAATATGGAAGAACAAAGTGATACTTATTGGATGGGGCTTCGTGACATGATTGCTAATGAAATTGGTAACGTTTGA
- the LOC125876092 gene encoding uncharacterized protein LOC125876092, with protein MPPRRAVRGRPAMRNVEEQELPNAPEVQSQGEVTNVEFRETIRMLSQAVTNQEYGLKFTQLSRYAPEIVVDMRGRMSLFVAGLGRLLSKEGRASMLIGDMNISRLMVYVQHVEKEKLRDRDEFKNKRAKIGNESGQQKSEYYGQNSRAKPAYSQGIVAQEGSKPHTCTKCGKNHLGVCREGSTGCVSSVIRVGISCESVQGTSRVMGAIEPSLLQSLHQTGLHLDELLLVLTEEQTACMLSIIAKCKRIHQMLSLGPS; from the exons atgcctccacgaagagcagtCAGAGGTCGTCCAGCTATGAGGaatgttgaggaacaagagttacccAATGCACCCGAAGTGCAATCTCAAGGGGAAGTGAccaatgttgagttcagagagaCAATTaggatgttgagtcaagctgtgactaaccag gagtatgggttgaagttcacccaactgtcTCGCTATGCTCCTGAAATAGTTGTGGACATGAGGGGtaggatgagtttgtttgttgctggttTGGGACGTCTATTAAGCAAAGAGGGTCGGGCATCAATGCTTATTGGGGACATGAACATTTcgaggttgatggtttatgtgcagcatGTAGAGAAAGAGAAGCTAAGGGATAGGGATGAGTTCAAGAACAAGAGGGCTAAGATAGGGAATGAGTCTGGGCaacagaaga GTGAGTACTATGGTCAGAATTCTAGAGCTAAGCCTGCCTATTCTCAGGGCATTGTGGCGCAAGAGGGTAGTAAGCCTCATACATGCAccaagtgtggtaagaaccatttAGGTGTTTGTCGCgagggctccactggttgtgTTTCAAGTGTGATCAGAGTgggcatttcatgcgagagtgtccaaggAACAAGcagggtaatgggggcaatagagcccagtcttcttcaatCGCTCCACCAGACAGGACTGCACCTAGATGAGCTACTTCTGGTATTGACGGAGGAACAAACCGCTTGTATGCTCTCAATAATCGCCAAGTGCAAgaggattcaccagatgttgtcactg GGTCCCtcttga